The Sphingomonas sanxanigenens DSM 19645 = NX02 genome includes a region encoding these proteins:
- a CDS encoding N-acetylmuramoyl-L-alanine amidase — MTTPAYMDPKKIHSLTIHCAATPEGRDVKAATISQWDIAKFGQVSYHIVVELDGSAVRTLADDRRGAHVGGKNTGNIGICYVGGVDAQNKKPKDTRTEAQKATLRRLVAEYRQRYPGIVLRGHRDWPGVAKACPSFDVASAL; from the coding sequence ATGACGACGCCTGCCTACATGGACCCGAAGAAAATCCACTCGCTGACGATCCACTGCGCCGCGACGCCCGAGGGCCGCGACGTGAAGGCCGCGACCATTTCCCAATGGGATATCGCGAAGTTTGGCCAGGTCAGCTACCACATCGTCGTCGAGCTTGATGGCAGCGCGGTGCGCACGCTGGCCGACGATCGCCGCGGCGCGCACGTCGGCGGCAAGAACACCGGCAACATCGGTATCTGCTACGTCGGCGGCGTCGACGCCCAGAACAAGAAGCCGAAGGACACGCGCACCGAAGCGCAGAAAGCGACGTTGCGCCGCCTCGTCGCCGAATATCGCCAGCGCTACCCCGGTATCGTGCTGCGTGGTCATCGCGACTGGCCGGGCGTGGCGAAGGCCTGCCCCAGCTTCGACGTGGCGAGCGCGCTGTGA
- a CDS encoding head maturation protease, ClpP-related, translating to MANRFPVFAKERPGAMPLPGDRTVSALTKPNVLERWSEDGAGVRSLAIDDNVITMFDIIGEDFWSGGGITAKKIGAQLRAIGAKPIEVHLNSPGGDMFEGIAIYNVLREHPQPITVKIMGMAASAASIIAMAGDTIEIGAASFMMIHNCWVMAVGNRHDMAETAEWLAPFDQAMVDVYTARTGAEGKQVARWMDAETYMSGTVAIERGFADALLPSDQIKVDENAKAADREINEIRAMELTLVAGGMPRSDARARIKNLKGTPGAATEPDGTPGAADTDLMGALARLAASTRS from the coding sequence ATGGCCAACCGATTCCCCGTCTTTGCGAAGGAACGTCCTGGCGCCATGCCGCTGCCGGGCGACCGCACCGTGTCCGCGCTGACCAAGCCGAACGTGCTGGAGCGCTGGTCCGAGGACGGCGCCGGCGTTCGGTCGCTGGCGATCGACGACAACGTCATCACCATGTTCGACATCATCGGCGAGGATTTCTGGTCGGGCGGCGGCATCACGGCGAAGAAGATCGGCGCGCAGCTCCGGGCGATCGGCGCCAAGCCGATAGAGGTGCATCTGAACTCGCCGGGCGGCGACATGTTCGAGGGCATCGCCATCTACAATGTCCTGCGCGAGCATCCGCAGCCGATCACCGTGAAGATCATGGGCATGGCCGCGAGCGCCGCCTCCATCATCGCGATGGCCGGCGACACGATCGAGATCGGCGCCGCCAGCTTCATGATGATCCATAATTGCTGGGTCATGGCGGTCGGCAATCGGCACGACATGGCGGAGACGGCCGAATGGCTGGCGCCGTTCGACCAAGCGATGGTCGATGTCTACACCGCTCGCACCGGCGCCGAGGGCAAACAGGTCGCGCGCTGGATGGATGCCGAGACCTACATGTCGGGGACCGTTGCGATCGAGCGCGGCTTCGCTGATGCGCTGCTGCCGTCCGACCAGATCAAGGTCGACGAGAACGCCAAGGCGGCCGACCGCGAGATCAACGAAATTCGCGCGATGGAGCTGACGCTCGTCGCCGGGGGCATGCCGCGCAGCGATGCGCGCGCCCGCATCAAGAACCTCAAGGGCACGCCAGGCGCTGCCACTGAGCCTGACGGCACGCCGGGCGCTGCCGATACCGACCTGATGGGCGCGCTCGCCCGTCTGGCAGCATCCACCCGCTCATAG
- a CDS encoding type II toxin-antitoxin system VapC family toxin, whose amino-acid sequence MKVAIDASVLVYLLDEDAPPPRAEEGRQLVARCADRMRFFIASLQRSRSTIIVPTPALTEILARATADRSSEWLRIIETTKYIRVSPFDELAAIECALLAQARIVGVSKAQKETRRKAKFDEQILAISIVERADLLLTDDGGLRSLASQYLEVKGIGDLDLPPVDPQTNFFADIERKIDLDAPDDL is encoded by the coding sequence TTGAAAGTTGCCATCGATGCGAGCGTCCTCGTCTATCTCTTAGATGAGGACGCGCCACCTCCCCGCGCGGAGGAAGGGCGGCAGCTGGTCGCTAGGTGCGCTGACCGAATGCGGTTCTTCATCGCTAGCCTTCAGCGGTCGCGGTCCACTATCATCGTGCCGACCCCGGCCCTCACTGAGATCTTAGCGCGAGCCACCGCCGATCGCTCGTCCGAGTGGCTGCGCATCATCGAAACCACGAAGTACATCCGCGTCAGTCCCTTCGATGAGCTCGCGGCCATCGAGTGCGCTCTTCTTGCACAGGCGCGAATCGTCGGCGTTTCGAAGGCACAGAAGGAGACGCGTCGGAAGGCGAAATTTGATGAGCAAATTCTCGCGATCAGCATCGTTGAGCGGGCCGACCTTCTACTGACGGATGACGGTGGCCTGCGGTCGCTGGCGAGCCAATACCTTGAGGTGAAAGGCATTGGCGACTTGGATCTTCCGCCGGTTGATCCGCAAACGAATTTCTTCGCCGATATCGAACGCAAGATCGACCTCGACGCACCCGATGACCTTTGA
- a CDS encoding phage tail tube protein, whose protein sequence is MAGETTGWGSEFHLANASGTLIELDGVFDMGIPEETVSEVEKTHYKSPQKRREYIGGLIDTGTFSIQMNYVPGSATDAACREARGKVREFMTRLPDEDGEPAWEISGTVLVLGYQRAIPLDDRLTATLNVRVTGAVDEDAAVVTP, encoded by the coding sequence ATGGCAGGCGAGACGACCGGCTGGGGCAGCGAGTTTCATCTCGCCAACGCCTCCGGCACATTGATCGAACTGGACGGCGTCTTCGACATGGGCATCCCGGAGGAAACCGTGTCGGAGGTCGAGAAGACGCACTACAAATCGCCGCAGAAGCGGCGCGAGTATATCGGCGGCCTGATCGACACCGGCACCTTCTCGATCCAGATGAACTATGTGCCTGGCTCCGCGACCGACGCGGCTTGCCGCGAAGCGCGCGGCAAGGTGCGCGAGTTCATGACGCGGCTGCCAGATGAAGATGGGGAGCCCGCGTGGGAGATCTCGGGCACCGTTCTGGTGCTGGGCTATCAGCGCGCGATCCCGCTCGACGACCGGCTGACCGCCACTCTCAACGTCCGCGTCACGGGCGCGGTCGATGAAGACGCCGCGGTGGTGACGCCGTAA
- a CDS encoding head-tail connector protein, with translation MPEPITLAEAKAHCRVLDDSEDSLFPGWIAAAREVVENFTGHILAPREVTQTFDDFGRVELRAWPIAADAVFVVSYTDPAGVDHVVGDARLISGVRPARLRPAFGAAWPMPLYSPGAVSVTVTAGYATPADVPQSLKQAMLLLIGHYFANRDAVITGTISGELPLGVEALCRPYRMVWIA, from the coding sequence ATGCCCGAGCCTATCACCTTGGCCGAAGCTAAGGCGCATTGCCGCGTGCTCGACGATAGCGAGGACAGCCTGTTCCCGGGCTGGATCGCTGCCGCTCGGGAGGTTGTCGAGAATTTCACAGGACACATCCTTGCGCCGCGCGAGGTGACGCAAACCTTCGATGACTTCGGACGGGTGGAGTTGCGGGCGTGGCCGATCGCTGCGGATGCGGTGTTCGTGGTCAGCTACACCGATCCCGCCGGGGTGGATCACGTCGTAGGCGATGCCCGCTTGATCTCGGGGGTGCGCCCCGCGAGGCTTCGACCGGCTTTTGGCGCCGCATGGCCCATGCCCCTCTATTCGCCTGGCGCTGTCAGTGTCACTGTCACTGCCGGATATGCGACGCCCGCCGATGTGCCGCAGTCGCTCAAGCAGGCGATGCTCCTGCTCATCGGCCACTATTTCGCCAATCGCGACGCGGTGATCACCGGCACGATCTCCGGCGAACTGCCGCTCGGTGTTGAAGCCCTTTGCCGGCCTTATCGAATGGTGTGGATCGCGTGA
- a CDS encoding HIRAN domain-containing protein: protein MGWNDFSLPACGEFYDNEDGSSRQEELRSLEPGDVLALVREPENAHDRMAVAIFTARGIRVGYLRRDRAVWIGSKIDRGFPVNAIVQRVKGIDLAGATLGLVMRVNMEGDLPELPEGRADVVWEDAA from the coding sequence ATGGGATGGAACGATTTTAGCCTGCCAGCCTGTGGCGAGTTCTATGACAACGAAGACGGCTCCAGTCGGCAGGAAGAGCTTCGCTCGCTGGAGCCGGGTGACGTGCTGGCGCTGGTGCGCGAGCCTGAGAACGCGCACGACCGTATGGCTGTGGCTATTTTCACTGCGCGCGGCATCCGGGTCGGATATCTGCGGCGGGATCGAGCGGTATGGATTGGCAGCAAGATCGACCGCGGCTTTCCGGTCAACGCGATCGTTCAGCGAGTGAAGGGCATCGACCTGGCCGGTGCGACGCTCGGCCTCGTCATGCGCGTGAACATGGAGGGTGACCTGCCGGAGCTACCGGAGGGGCGCGCGGACGTGGTATGGGAAGACGCCGCATAG
- a CDS encoding phage major capsid protein — translation MKHYSTAALLAAGAVVAVPRAVAAAPRADASNPAALIAQIQAGWEEFKGTIEANLGKKADDVVVNDKLDKINGSLVELEKALDEQATLIAANRLGGAPGDMEPTNPEYVAAFKAHMRRGDVSAAMSVGTAADGGYLAPVEWDRTVTNKLKLLSPIRANAQVISISGNGFSRVYNDGVIGSGWVGETAARPATATPGLTSLTFNTGELYANPAITQTALDDVAIDLEQWLSDEVDGEFSIQENIAFLSGNGVNKPDGILTYVTGAANAAKHPFGAIQLTTAAAAAAITTDEIIDLVYSLPSERNGMAKFYLNRSSLGRLRKLKDGQGNYIWQPTYVAGEPSTLAGYPVIEVPGMPNVATGLVPILFGDMAATYLVIDRIGIRVLRDPFTNKPFVHFYTTKRVGGGVQNPEYMRALKMA, via the coding sequence ATGAAGCATTATTCGACCGCCGCGCTTCTTGCGGCCGGTGCCGTCGTCGCTGTGCCGCGTGCCGTGGCAGCCGCACCCCGCGCCGACGCCTCCAATCCCGCCGCGCTGATCGCCCAGATCCAGGCGGGCTGGGAAGAGTTCAAGGGCACCATCGAGGCGAACCTCGGCAAGAAGGCCGATGACGTCGTCGTCAACGACAAGCTCGACAAGATCAACGGTTCGCTGGTCGAGCTGGAGAAGGCGCTGGACGAGCAGGCCACCCTCATCGCCGCGAACCGCCTCGGCGGCGCGCCCGGCGACATGGAGCCGACCAACCCGGAATATGTGGCCGCCTTCAAGGCGCACATGCGCCGCGGCGATGTCTCGGCGGCCATGTCGGTCGGCACCGCGGCGGACGGCGGTTATCTCGCGCCGGTCGAGTGGGATCGCACCGTCACCAACAAGCTCAAGCTGCTGTCGCCGATCCGCGCCAATGCGCAGGTCATCTCGATCAGCGGCAATGGCTTCTCGCGCGTCTACAACGACGGCGTGATCGGCTCCGGCTGGGTCGGTGAAACGGCGGCGCGTCCGGCGACCGCCACCCCGGGCCTGACCTCGCTGACGTTCAACACGGGCGAGCTTTACGCCAATCCGGCGATCACCCAGACCGCGCTCGACGACGTGGCGATCGACCTCGAGCAGTGGCTCTCGGACGAGGTCGACGGCGAGTTCTCCATTCAGGAGAACATCGCGTTCCTGTCGGGCAACGGCGTCAACAAGCCCGACGGCATCCTGACCTACGTCACCGGTGCGGCGAATGCGGCGAAGCACCCCTTCGGCGCGATCCAGCTCACCACTGCGGCTGCTGCGGCGGCGATCACGACCGACGAGATCATCGACCTCGTCTATTCGCTCCCGAGCGAGCGCAACGGCATGGCGAAGTTCTATCTGAACCGCTCGTCCCTTGGCCGCCTGCGCAAGCTGAAGGACGGCCAGGGCAACTACATCTGGCAGCCGACCTATGTCGCGGGCGAGCCCTCGACTCTGGCCGGTTATCCGGTGATCGAGGTGCCGGGCATGCCGAACGTCGCCACCGGCCTGGTGCCGATCCTCTTCGGCGACATGGCCGCGACCTACCTGGTCATCGATCGTATCGGCATCCGCGTGCTGCGCGATCCCTTCACCAACAAGCCGTTCGTCCACTTCTACACCACGAAGCGGGTCGGCGGGGGCGTGCAGAACCCGGAATACATGCGCGCCCTGAAGATGGCCTGA
- a CDS encoding DUF6950 family protein, whose protein sequence is MKGDLLRRQEATQATLDRFKSKAMVWGRTDCIAIGRWHLVQLGYVPPPLPRYRSLLGARRAAAKVGGIEALLDSLLERIPPASMLLGDLALMEGDGMDALTICVGAKVWGWHQDSDRPAAMTPLALKGAWRV, encoded by the coding sequence ATGAAGGGCGACTTGCTGCGGCGGCAGGAGGCCACCCAGGCAACGCTCGATCGCTTCAAATCGAAGGCAATGGTCTGGGGGCGCACCGACTGCATTGCGATCGGCCGCTGGCACTTGGTGCAACTGGGCTACGTGCCGCCGCCGTTGCCGCGCTACCGTTCGCTTCTTGGTGCGCGCCGAGCCGCGGCGAAAGTGGGCGGCATCGAGGCGCTGCTCGATAGCCTCCTTGAGCGCATCCCGCCCGCATCGATGTTGCTTGGCGATCTGGCGCTGATGGAAGGTGACGGCATGGACGCGCTGACGATCTGTGTCGGCGCCAAGGTTTGGGGCTGGCATCAAGACAGCGATCGGCCGGCCGCGATGACCCCGCTCGCTCTCAAAGGCGCTTGGCGGGTCTAG
- a CDS encoding excalibur calcium-binding domain-containing protein: MRFVMFIVAAAIAAPALAHGGGLNAEGCHNDRKNGGYHCHRGGGASARPQTLLGASSGARSSGGRAFANCSAARAAGAAPVRRGDPGYGSHLDRDGDGVGCE, encoded by the coding sequence ATGCGATTCGTGATGTTCATCGTGGCTGCGGCGATTGCCGCGCCGGCTCTGGCCCATGGTGGCGGGCTCAACGCCGAGGGCTGCCACAACGACAGGAAGAACGGCGGCTATCACTGTCATCGCGGCGGTGGGGCATCGGCACGGCCGCAGACGCTGCTCGGTGCCAGCAGCGGCGCAAGGTCCAGCGGCGGGCGCGCGTTTGCGAATTGCTCGGCAGCGCGTGCCGCGGGCGCGGCGCCGGTACGACGGGGCGACCCAGGCTATGGCTCGCATCTTGATCGCGACGGCGATGGGGTTGGCTGCGAATGA
- a CDS encoding phage head completion protein — protein MNNGRRNRLIRVERATITTNNYNEEVQTWGPLVSAWARVIFAKGTERREAAQEQAQAAATFIVLANSDTAGISVEDRIVFDGSNWNVTSNIPSEEFNAEREIEAVRDVG, from the coding sequence GTGAACAACGGCCGGCGAAACCGCCTGATCCGGGTCGAACGGGCGACGATCACCACCAACAATTACAATGAAGAGGTTCAGACCTGGGGCCCGCTGGTTTCCGCCTGGGCGCGGGTCATCTTCGCGAAGGGCACAGAGCGGCGGGAAGCCGCTCAGGAGCAGGCGCAAGCGGCGGCAACCTTCATCGTGCTCGCCAACTCCGACACGGCGGGCATCTCGGTTGAGGATCGCATCGTGTTCGACGGCAGCAACTGGAATGTCACCAGCAATATCCCGAGCGAAGAGTTCAACGCCGAACGCGAGATCGAAGCTGTGAGGGACGTTGGCTGA
- a CDS encoding zinc-ribbon domain-containing protein, with amino-acid sequence MKKCPSCAQQIPDEAKVCPNCGRRFGFRWPLTGCGTLIVIALVAATVSQCGKGGDQPTAAPAPAASQSVEGPQVLALETAERYRGDQVIVTGTTNLPDGVELMVTLRSKGAPNMAQSHGLVRNGRFAFEPLRLFAGPKAPYELSVSAGITDVQPEAVRPAIGDDYSKFTGPLIDKSELGASVSFSKALTPPA; translated from the coding sequence ATGAAGAAGTGCCCGAGCTGCGCGCAGCAGATCCCAGACGAAGCGAAGGTCTGCCCGAATTGCGGTCGCCGCTTCGGCTTCCGCTGGCCGCTGACCGGCTGCGGAACGCTGATCGTGATTGCGCTTGTCGCTGCTACCGTCAGCCAGTGCGGCAAGGGCGGCGACCAGCCGACGGCGGCGCCAGCGCCGGCCGCGAGCCAGAGCGTCGAGGGTCCGCAGGTTCTCGCCTTGGAAACGGCGGAACGCTACCGCGGCGACCAGGTCATCGTCACCGGCACAACCAATCTGCCCGATGGCGTTGAGTTGATGGTGACGCTCCGATCAAAGGGCGCGCCGAACATGGCCCAATCACACGGGCTAGTGCGTAACGGCCGGTTCGCGTTCGAACCGCTACGCCTCTTTGCCGGGCCCAAGGCGCCTTACGAACTGAGCGTCAGCGCGGGCATAACCGATGTGCAGCCCGAAGCGGTGCGGCCTGCGATCGGCGACGACTATTCGAAGTTCACCGGTCCCCTGATCGACAAGAGCGAACTGGGCGCGAGCGTCAGCTTTTCGAAGGCGCTGACGCCGCCCGCTTGA
- a CDS encoding phage portal protein, whose translation MGVIDRIATWLGGEVAPPAAATPPVVAPGVQAYSTFDLNDPNLPDFLRDGIANAAGRPVTERGALRNATFFRAINLISSAVGMLPLHLFEREADGDHRKAREHPVFGLLHAKPNGYQTPLEFKSYMQAKALLHGDGFAYKVRSRGRTMALIPMDPRKVEVTLSAEWRKTFKWTRTDGHRVTLDQDEVFHLRAPLSSNGLTGDALLKVAAEALGLADAADNAAARLMRHGAYVGGVLKHPKQLSPEAIANLATQFEQRHSGPENAGKWIVAEEGMEPAPFGMSGKDAQGLEQRKYQAEEVSRFTGVPRPLLMFDETSWGSGIEQLGLFLVTYCLMPWFVAWEEAIARDLLTDAEREVYFAKFNEGALLRGSLKEQSEFLSKALGGPGAAGFMVPNEAREKMNMNKIPGGDEPAWGQTAATPPAEGE comes from the coding sequence GTGGGCGTTATCGATCGAATCGCGACATGGCTTGGCGGCGAAGTCGCACCGCCGGCTGCAGCAACGCCGCCAGTCGTCGCGCCGGGCGTGCAGGCCTATTCCACCTTCGACCTGAACGATCCCAATCTGCCCGACTTCCTGCGAGACGGCATTGCCAACGCTGCTGGTCGGCCGGTGACCGAGCGCGGCGCTCTGCGGAACGCAACGTTCTTTCGGGCAATCAATCTGATCTCGTCGGCGGTCGGCATGCTGCCGCTCCACCTGTTCGAGCGCGAGGCGGATGGCGATCACCGCAAGGCCCGCGAGCATCCTGTGTTCGGGCTGCTGCATGCGAAGCCGAACGGCTACCAAACACCGCTCGAGTTCAAGAGCTACATGCAGGCGAAGGCGCTGCTGCATGGGGACGGGTTTGCTTACAAGGTCCGGTCGCGCGGGCGCACCATGGCGCTGATCCCGATGGATCCGCGCAAGGTCGAGGTCACGCTTTCGGCGGAGTGGCGCAAAACGTTCAAATGGACGCGCACCGACGGCCATCGAGTGACGCTCGACCAAGACGAAGTCTTCCACCTGCGCGCGCCGCTGTCGTCCAATGGGCTCACCGGTGACGCTCTGCTGAAGGTTGCCGCCGAGGCCTTGGGTCTCGCTGACGCCGCCGACAATGCCGCGGCTCGCCTGATGCGTCATGGCGCCTACGTCGGGGGCGTGCTGAAGCATCCGAAGCAATTGAGCCCGGAAGCCATCGCAAACCTCGCGACGCAATTCGAGCAGCGTCACAGCGGCCCGGAGAACGCGGGGAAATGGATCGTCGCTGAGGAAGGCATGGAGCCGGCGCCGTTCGGAATGAGCGGCAAGGACGCGCAGGGGCTGGAGCAGCGCAAGTATCAGGCGGAGGAAGTCTCACGCTTTACCGGTGTCCCGCGCCCATTGCTCATGTTCGATGAAACGAGCTGGGGCAGCGGCATCGAGCAGCTTGGCCTGTTCCTCGTCACCTACTGCCTGATGCCTTGGTTCGTCGCGTGGGAAGAGGCCATTGCGCGTGATCTGCTGACCGATGCGGAGCGAGAGGTCTACTTCGCCAAGTTCAACGAGGGCGCGCTGCTGCGCGGGTCGCTGAAGGAGCAGTCCGAGTTCCTGTCCAAGGCGCTCGGTGGGCCGGGCGCGGCGGGCTTCATGGTCCCCAACGAGGCGCGCGAGAAGATGAACATGAACAAGATCCCAGGCGGCGATGAGCCCGCCTGGGGGCAGACGGCGGCCACCCCGCCGGCCGAGGGAGAGTAG
- a CDS encoding HK97 gp10 family phage protein: MAGTTIPVQGLKELDDALASMSKATARNTLRRAGLRALEPFLAKVKELAPVSDPEESPGRAPGTLRDSYIIGTKLTKRQARLVRKEGQSFVEVYAGTTDPAGIPQEFGTEDHAAQPHVRPAWDTTSSRVLVLAQEFIGEEIEKTRQRAAARAARRAARSGTV; this comes from the coding sequence ATGGCAGGCACGACCATTCCCGTTCAGGGGCTCAAGGAGCTCGACGACGCGCTGGCGTCGATGTCGAAGGCGACGGCGCGCAATACCCTGCGCCGCGCCGGCCTTCGCGCGCTGGAGCCGTTCCTCGCGAAGGTGAAGGAACTGGCGCCGGTGTCCGACCCCGAGGAAAGCCCCGGCCGCGCCCCGGGCACTCTGCGGGATAGCTACATCATCGGCACCAAGCTGACCAAGCGGCAGGCGCGCTTGGTGCGCAAGGAAGGTCAGAGCTTCGTCGAAGTGTATGCGGGCACGACCGATCCGGCCGGCATTCCGCAGGAGTTCGGCACCGAGGATCACGCAGCGCAGCCGCACGTCCGCCCGGCGTGGGATACCACGTCGTCGCGCGTTCTTGTGCTGGCGCAGGAGTTCATTGGGGAAGAGATCGAGAAGACCCGCCAGCGCGCCGCAGCCCGCGCGGCCCGGCGGGCTGCCCGTTCCGGGACCGTCTAG
- a CDS encoding DUF1660 family phage protein: MALRCKLFGHKADRGGARHDGQDYWTGCVRCGTRLIRDTDGWRVPTEREITEHDVNRAEQRLEPVPERLT, from the coding sequence ATGGCATTGAGATGTAAGCTGTTCGGCCACAAGGCCGACCGAGGCGGCGCGCGTCATGATGGGCAGGACTACTGGACTGGCTGCGTCCGATGCGGCACCCGTCTGATCCGGGACACCGACGGGTGGCGGGTGCCGACCGAGCGCGAGATCACCGAACACGATGTCAATCGAGCAGAGCAGCGCCTGGAGCCGGTTCCGGAGCGCTTGACGTAA
- the gp17 gene encoding tail completion protein gp17, translating into MDMQAALAQRQVDAAPVAALVGRRIHWVTSPQGTPLPRITMQVITEQREQHYKGFFGMQFARVQIDVRAKSYSEAKALADTVIDAVVPAGTFHGVKFRRGIVDRITDFEEKAGNEQVMRRSLDVLLWHSQA; encoded by the coding sequence ATGGACATGCAAGCGGCGCTTGCGCAGCGCCAGGTCGACGCCGCGCCGGTCGCGGCGCTCGTCGGGCGCCGGATCCATTGGGTGACATCGCCACAGGGCACGCCGCTGCCGCGCATCACGATGCAGGTCATCACCGAGCAGCGCGAGCAGCACTACAAGGGCTTCTTCGGGATGCAGTTCGCGCGCGTGCAGATCGACGTGCGCGCGAAGTCGTACAGCGAGGCGAAGGCGCTGGCCGACACGGTGATTGATGCTGTGGTGCCGGCGGGCACCTTCCACGGTGTGAAGTTCCGCCGCGGCATCGTCGATCGGATCACAGACTTCGAAGAGAAGGCCGGCAACGAGCAAGTCATGCGCCGCTCGTTGGACGTGCTGCTTTGGCATTCGCAGGCGTAG
- a CDS encoding tyrosine-type recombinase/integrase has product MLTDARVRTAKPRPKAYKLADANRLFLMVTPSGGKLWRWNYEYDGKSKTMAFGAYPLVSLADARTKRDEAYAILCEGHDPVVVKKLKKEANLEAGRQTLERVAREWYENAKAQWATIHAHDVIRSLERDVFPAIGALPIAQLTPPLILGVLREIEARGAIETAKRVRQRISAVFVYAIAQGVATSDPAEKLGAVLKPLRKGRQPAITEIAPLRKMILAAEEDNARPITRLGLRMLALTAVRPSELRGAEWAEFEDLDGKLPLWRIPSARMKGDLERKEEAGGDHLVPLTPQAIAVLRAIWPLTGGGPLVFPSNRHAHRPISENAIGYLLNRAGYHGHHVPHGFRAAFSTIMNEWAERHGDPHDRKVIDLMLAHVPKDKVEGAYNRAAYMPRRRELAIIWADMLSEGLPDPVALVDRPVKDIGVRSRRRLPTPVEPDFRFPLQRRAARSSSLDNW; this is encoded by the coding sequence ATGCTTACCGATGCCAGGGTGCGCACGGCCAAGCCGCGCCCCAAAGCCTATAAACTCGCAGACGCCAACCGCCTCTTCCTGATGGTCACCCCCAGCGGCGGCAAACTCTGGCGCTGGAATTACGAGTATGACGGCAAAAGCAAGACGATGGCCTTCGGCGCCTACCCCCTCGTCTCGCTCGCTGATGCACGTACGAAGCGAGACGAGGCCTACGCGATTCTGTGTGAAGGCCATGATCCTGTCGTCGTGAAGAAGCTGAAGAAAGAAGCAAATCTCGAGGCCGGGCGTCAGACCCTCGAGCGGGTGGCTCGAGAGTGGTATGAAAACGCCAAGGCTCAATGGGCGACGATCCACGCCCACGACGTCATCCGCAGCCTGGAGCGCGATGTCTTTCCGGCGATCGGTGCCCTGCCGATTGCGCAACTCACGCCGCCCCTGATCCTCGGCGTGCTGCGAGAGATCGAGGCACGCGGCGCCATCGAGACCGCAAAGCGCGTGCGGCAGCGCATCTCGGCCGTGTTCGTCTATGCGATCGCCCAGGGGGTCGCGACGAGCGACCCTGCCGAAAAGCTTGGCGCCGTGCTCAAGCCGCTGCGCAAGGGCCGGCAGCCGGCGATCACTGAGATCGCACCGCTGCGTAAAATGATCCTGGCGGCCGAGGAGGACAATGCGCGGCCGATCACACGGCTTGGCCTCAGGATGCTCGCGCTCACGGCCGTAAGGCCGAGCGAGCTTCGCGGTGCGGAGTGGGCCGAGTTCGAGGACCTGGATGGCAAGCTGCCACTCTGGCGCATCCCGTCGGCTCGGATGAAGGGAGACCTCGAACGGAAGGAGGAGGCGGGTGGCGACCACCTCGTGCCTCTCACGCCGCAGGCTATCGCTGTACTGAGGGCAATCTGGCCGCTGACCGGTGGCGGACCGCTGGTCTTCCCCAGCAACCGCCATGCGCACCGGCCCATCAGTGAAAATGCGATCGGCTATCTGCTGAACCGGGCCGGCTATCACGGGCATCACGTGCCGCACGGTTTCCGGGCGGCCTTCTCCACGATCATGAATGAATGGGCGGAGCGGCACGGCGATCCTCATGATCGCAAGGTGATCGACCTGATGCTCGCGCATGTCCCAAAAGATAAGGTTGAGGGCGCCTACAACCGGGCTGCATATATGCCGCGTCGACGGGAACTCGCGATAATCTGGGCCGATATGCTCAGCGAAGGCCTGCCCGATCCCGTGGCTTTGGTCGATCGGCCCGTCAAGGATATCGGCGTGCGCTCACGCCGGCGCTTGCCGACGCCTGTCGAACCAGACTTCCGTTTTCCGCTTCAGCGGCGTGCAGCCCGATCGTCATCGCTGGACAATTGGTAA